From a single Bacteroidia bacterium genomic region:
- a CDS encoding DUF4143 domain-containing protein: MDPEGWVKPSCWLKLWKSRNLRKEVTKNSKWYFYDNGLRNLLIANVNPLESRNDIGTLWENYIIGERIKFQHYSQMIVNNFFWRTYDQQEIDWVEERGGKLYGYEFKWNPDKKVKTPGAWAKEYENAEFKVINPENYLEWITEK; this comes from the coding sequence TTGGACCCCGAAGGGTGGGTAAAACCGTCCTGTTGGCTCAAGTTATGGAAAAGTAGGAATCTACGAAAAGAAGTAACGAAGAATAGCAAATGGTATTTTTATGATAATGGCCTTCGAAACTTATTGATAGCCAATGTAAATCCGCTGGAATCTAGAAATGATATAGGAACCCTCTGGGAGAATTATATTATAGGTGAAAGGATAAAATTCCAGCATTATTCACAAATGATTGTAAACAATTTTTTCTGGAGAACCTACGACCAACAAGAGATTGATTGGGTGGAAGAAAGAGGGGGCAAGTTGTACGGGTATGAATTCAAATGGAATCCTGATAAAAAAGTAAAAACTCCGGGAGCTTGGGCAAAAGAGTACGAAAATGCGGAATTTAAGGTGATCAACCCGGAAAACTACCTGGAATGGATAACTGAAAAATAA
- the ispF gene encoding 2-C-methyl-D-erythritol 2,4-cyclodiphosphate synthase: MNPIRIGFGYDTHQLTEGRKLILGGVEIAHTKGLLGHSDADVLLHAICDAMLGALNLRDIGFHFPDTDPRYKNADSRIFLEDAYRLVKEKGYLLGNMDCTIIAEKPKINPHVPAMQKIIAEILETSIDNISIKATTNEKMDAPGREESMIAQAVVLLFAQMED, from the coding sequence ATGAATCCAATCAGAATTGGCTTTGGCTACGATACCCATCAATTGACTGAAGGGAGAAAACTCATTCTCGGCGGCGTCGAAATCGCCCATACCAAAGGACTGCTTGGGCACTCTGACGCAGATGTGCTCTTACATGCCATTTGCGACGCAATGCTCGGCGCATTAAACCTTCGCGACATTGGTTTCCATTTTCCCGATACAGATCCCCGCTATAAAAATGCTGACAGCCGGATATTTCTCGAAGACGCTTACCGACTCGTCAAAGAAAAAGGTTATTTGCTTGGAAATATGGACTGCACAATCATTGCCGAAAAACCCAAAATCAACCCGCACGTCCCCGCCATGCAAAAAATTATTGCGGAAATTCTGGAAACCTCCATTGATAATATTTCCATCAAAGCCACGACAAACGAAAAAATGGACGCCCCAGGAAGGGAGGAAAGCATGATCGCACAGGCAGTAGTACTGCTTTTTGCTCAGATGGAGGATTAA
- a CDS encoding DUF4178 domain-containing protein encodes MTTMFEREFTCPSCGAPVKQKHAGSRTLFCNHCGQTSHLNANTLQAAGEQHLLIDYGSVLAIGQTGNIRGREFMVLGKIRIDYEDGFWDEWYIQYMDDGSEGWIQEDDGSFTLFQKEKRISDTLLLEDMTVGEWNDFCGNWEPVFITSKSQATINGGEGELPFRIIPGEPADFVDGVWNGKIISVELLPDEKVLFSGKIFSLEEMAL; translated from the coding sequence ATGACAACTATGTTTGAAAGAGAATTTACATGCCCTTCCTGTGGCGCACCGGTAAAACAAAAACACGCCGGCTCCAGGACACTGTTCTGCAATCACTGTGGACAGACCAGTCATCTCAATGCAAATACCCTTCAGGCTGCCGGAGAACAACATCTCCTCATTGATTACGGTTCTGTGCTGGCTATCGGCCAGACCGGCAACATTCGGGGGAGAGAGTTTATGGTTCTGGGTAAAATCAGGATTGACTATGAAGACGGGTTTTGGGACGAATGGTATATTCAATATATGGACGATGGCAGCGAGGGCTGGATTCAGGAAGATGACGGCAGTTTCACGCTTTTCCAAAAAGAAAAACGCATCAGCGACACACTCCTGCTGGAAGATATGACGGTAGGTGAATGGAATGATTTCTGCGGAAACTGGGAACCGGTATTTATCACCTCCAAAAGCCAGGCAACTATCAATGGCGGCGAAGGAGAACTGCCATTCAGAATCATCCCTGGCGAACCCGCCGACTTCGTCGATGGAGTATGGAATGGCAAAATTATCAGTGTAGAACTTCTCCCCGATGAAAAAGTGCTTTTTTCGGGAAAGATATTTAGTTTGGAGGAAATGGCCTTATGA
- a CDS encoding FG-GAP-like repeat-containing protein yields MQLLRFFLFSTAIVMPLCFQAQNYHLSNGISVKDEAGKSLKYAWGGGNNNTQFANVDLNFDGKKDLVVFNRDGEKFTTYLNTGNVGEVRYDYAPAYESRFDSCHCTQWMLLADYNGDGREDVFCGAGSGENIAVYKNIIYGGDSIGFELAYDRLKSLSNNLQTLYQDRTDIPAIVDVDFDGDLDVIGTQSGFNLVALHRNRAMEDFGTLDTMVFVKESFCWGHFIESNSTNQLTVADTTFCPRGGDGGGVGGSRHSGTTLLVLDTDADSLVDCLIGDVSYSTAALLKNGGEIDHAFMTSVEYDYPQSDSSIDVQMFPAFFHLDLNNDQIRDLVITPNEPTVGENINGSVVYLNEGLDNFVDFRFEERGFITGDHLDVGEKAAPAFFDYNNDGLMDFVVGGGLTIYKFQDTFKMEIQFHLYENIGTPEVPAFKLKNRDYLGLNSLTQQIYFAAPAFGDLDGDGDKDLVLGNSLGTLVYFQNVASPGTPANFQLAADPFIRTIDGDSIDVGSLSGPTFYDIDKDKDLDLFVGNAFGQIYFYQNNGDSTSMQLSLVTKEWGKIKEANSFGSFFSGAAKPFFINIDDDSDDELLVGAEAGKVSIYENFSNALTDTVYRTGYLSDYQFGWYSAPAGAVLDTSGKNTLLIGNERGGIMLATRRPDTMQSVAIGRELNRETIKVYPNPTAGVIEVVWDSRYAVTGQSEITLFTAMGQKVGEMRGMGSQFQLDLSGQAPGVYFLRISSEAHVGLVKVVLAGN; encoded by the coding sequence ATGCAGCTTCTTCGATTTTTCCTTTTTTCCACGGCCATTGTTATGCCATTGTGTTTTCAGGCACAAAATTATCATCTGAGTAATGGGATTTCTGTAAAAGATGAAGCCGGCAAAAGCCTGAAGTATGCCTGGGGTGGTGGAAATAATAATACACAATTTGCCAATGTTGATCTGAACTTTGACGGGAAAAAGGATCTTGTCGTATTCAACCGGGACGGCGAAAAATTTACTACCTACCTCAATACCGGAAACGTGGGGGAAGTTCGCTACGATTATGCACCCGCCTATGAATCGCGGTTTGACAGTTGCCATTGTACCCAGTGGATGTTACTGGCAGACTACAACGGCGATGGAAGGGAAGATGTTTTTTGCGGAGCAGGTTCCGGCGAAAATATTGCGGTGTATAAGAATATCATTTACGGCGGGGATTCTATTGGTTTTGAACTCGCCTATGACCGGCTAAAATCCCTTTCCAATAACCTTCAAACTCTCTATCAGGACCGCACAGATATTCCTGCGATTGTGGATGTGGATTTTGATGGAGATCTTGACGTTATCGGGACGCAGTCTGGCTTTAACCTTGTTGCCCTGCACCGCAACCGCGCAATGGAAGATTTTGGTACACTCGATACAATGGTTTTTGTCAAAGAATCATTCTGCTGGGGGCATTTTATTGAAAGCAATTCTACCAATCAGTTGACGGTCGCGGACACGACCTTCTGTCCTCGTGGCGGAGATGGCGGAGGTGTAGGGGGATCCCGGCATTCGGGTACAACCCTGCTGGTACTCGATACCGATGCCGACTCTCTGGTGGATTGTCTTATTGGAGATGTTTCCTATTCTACCGCAGCCCTGCTGAAAAATGGCGGTGAAATTGACCATGCGTTTATGACCTCGGTGGAGTACGATTATCCGCAGTCAGATTCTTCCATTGATGTGCAGATGTTTCCCGCATTTTTTCACCTGGACCTCAACAACGATCAGATCCGCGATCTGGTCATTACGCCTAATGAACCTACAGTAGGTGAAAACATCAACGGTTCGGTAGTCTATCTCAATGAGGGACTGGACAATTTTGTGGACTTCCGGTTTGAAGAACGCGGATTTATCACCGGCGACCATCTCGATGTGGGAGAAAAAGCGGCTCCTGCCTTTTTTGACTATAACAACGACGGGCTGATGGATTTTGTAGTTGGCGGAGGCCTGACGATTTACAAATTTCAGGATACTTTTAAGATGGAGATTCAGTTTCATCTTTACGAAAATATCGGTACGCCTGAAGTACCCGCCTTTAAACTCAAAAACCGCGATTATCTGGGGTTAAACAGCCTTACGCAGCAGATTTATTTTGCGGCGCCTGCTTTTGGCGACCTGGATGGTGACGGCGACAAAGATCTGGTTTTGGGAAATTCCCTTGGGACTTTGGTGTACTTTCAGAATGTGGCTTCACCGGGCACTCCCGCCAATTTTCAGCTTGCTGCAGACCCGTTTATTCGCACGATCGATGGTGATTCCATTGATGTTGGATCGCTGAGCGGGCCGACTTTTTATGATATCGACAAAGATAAAGACCTTGACCTGTTTGTCGGCAATGCTTTCGGGCAGATATATTTTTACCAGAATAATGGCGATTCTACCTCCATGCAGTTGAGTCTGGTCACCAAAGAATGGGGAAAAATCAAGGAGGCCAATTCATTTGGCTCGTTTTTCTCAGGTGCAGCGAAGCCCTTTTTTATCAATATCGATGATGATAGTGATGACGAATTGCTGGTCGGAGCAGAAGCCGGTAAGGTGTCGATATATGAAAATTTTTCCAATGCGCTGACTGATACGGTATATCGGACCGGCTATCTCAGCGACTATCAGTTTGGCTGGTATTCAGCCCCTGCCGGGGCAGTTCTTGACACTTCGGGCAAAAACACGCTGCTCATTGGCAATGAGCGCGGGGGCATTATGCTGGCTACCCGAAGACCTGACACGATGCAGTCCGTCGCGATCGGCCGCGAACTGAACCGAGAAACCATAAAGGTGTACCCGAATCCTACTGCGGGTGTCATAGAAGTGGTGTGGGACAGCAGGTATGCGGTTACGGGTCAGTCTGAAATCACCCTATTCACGGCGATGGGGCAGAAAGTGGGCGAAATGCGGGGAATGGGCAGCCAGTTTCAGCTCGATCTTTCGGGCCAGGCTCCGGGTGTGTATTTTCTTCGGATCAGCAGCGAAGCGCATGTTGGACTGGTAAAAGTTGTTTTGGCGGGGAATTGA
- the murF gene encoding UDP-N-acetylmuramoyl-tripeptide--D-alanyl-D-alanine ligase, giving the protein MIEITELLTLFHKYPSVTTDTRKVQPGDIFFALRGEKFDGNSYAAAALEKGAVKAVIDNPDYAVPGDDRYLLTDHSLKTLQDLARAWRRSFDIPVLAITGTNGKTTSKELVYAAISKGKKTWATSGNFNNHIGVPLTLLGMPRDTEIAIVEMGANQPGDIKELVEIAEPTHGMITNIGYAHLERFLSINGVQKTKGEMFDYIRQYGGTIFLNETDERVKTVAAGIDAKVTFGTESSDYFYKLREHSLHQMTVEVWKKNNPEPWLIHAKITGLHNCMNILAAVAVADTLGISKTNICDGLEAYIPSNNRSQIVERETYKIWLDAYNANPSSMRAAISNLFSIQQDHVVLILGDMFELGENEIPLHEELGQFVNQFSPALTIGIGPLMKHTIAKVNGPKQWFPGVDEAKEAVVTAVKTAKLVLLKGSRGMALERLAGDI; this is encoded by the coding sequence ATGATTGAGATCACAGAACTACTTACATTATTTCATAAATACCCTTCCGTAACCACCGATACACGGAAAGTGCAGCCTGGCGATATTTTCTTTGCGCTCCGCGGAGAGAAATTTGACGGCAATTCCTATGCTGCTGCGGCACTTGAAAAAGGAGCAGTCAAAGCTGTCATCGATAATCCCGATTATGCTGTGCCGGGCGATGATCGTTACCTACTCACTGACCATTCACTGAAAACTTTACAGGATCTGGCCCGGGCCTGGCGTCGCAGCTTTGATATTCCGGTTTTGGCGATTACCGGTACCAATGGCAAAACCACCAGTAAAGAACTGGTTTATGCAGCCATCTCAAAGGGGAAAAAAACGTGGGCCACTTCCGGAAATTTCAACAATCACATCGGCGTACCGCTCACCCTCCTTGGGATGCCCCGCGACACAGAAATCGCGATAGTAGAAATGGGGGCCAATCAGCCCGGAGATATAAAAGAACTGGTGGAAATTGCCGAACCTACCCATGGGATGATTACCAATATAGGCTATGCCCATCTGGAGCGATTTCTGAGCATCAATGGTGTACAGAAAACAAAGGGAGAAATGTTTGACTATATCCGCCAGTATGGGGGAACTATTTTCCTCAACGAAACCGACGAGCGGGTAAAAACAGTTGCGGCGGGTATTGATGCCAAAGTAACCTTTGGTACAGAATCTTCTGACTACTTTTATAAGCTCCGGGAGCACTCCCTCCATCAAATGACCGTGGAAGTATGGAAAAAAAATAACCCGGAACCCTGGCTTATTCATGCCAAAATCACAGGGCTTCACAACTGTATGAACATCCTCGCGGCCGTAGCGGTAGCAGATACCCTGGGTATAAGCAAAACCAATATCTGCGATGGGCTGGAAGCCTATATTCCCTCCAACAACCGGAGCCAGATCGTCGAACGCGAAACTTACAAAATCTGGCTCGACGCCTATAATGCAAATCCTTCCTCGATGCGGGCGGCGATTTCCAATCTGTTTTCCATTCAGCAAGATCATGTGGTACTTATTCTCGGCGATATGTTTGAGCTGGGAGAAAATGAGATCCCCCTCCACGAAGAACTGGGACAGTTTGTCAATCAGTTTTCACCAGCATTGACAATTGGCATTGGCCCGCTGATGAAACATACCATTGCTAAGGTAAATGGACCGAAACAATGGTTTCCAGGTGTAGATGAAGCAAAAGAAGCCGTTGTAACTGCGGTCAAAACAGCTAAGCTGGTTCTGCTGAAAGGTTCACGCGGAATGGCTTTGGAGCGATTGGCAGGAGATATCTGA
- a CDS encoding M1 family aminopeptidase, protein MKRILVFCIIGVSLVAAAFAQPFPDPAIDVQQYVFRLEINDQNAEIKGKATIAVRFTKEGIETFSLDLVNQSSATVKKGMKVTTIRLDSQEVAFTHRMNRIEIQLATSPAAGSVKTFVIQYEGIPADGLIISENLYGNKTFFGDNWPNRAHNWLPVVDHPLDKALVSFEIIAPQKYQVIANGALKEETDLGDGTRLTRWESNVPLPTKVMVFGAAEFAVQYIGDLHHIPVSSWVYPQNREAGFYDYTLAMKVLTFMDEYIGPYPYEKLANVQSTTRYGGMENASNIFYAENSITGERTSEELIAHEIAHQWFGNSASEASWYHIWLSEGFATYLKHLYMEAAYGEKKLAEGMAVDRETIFQSGPNVPIVNENITNLNHLLNVNSYEKGGWVLHMLRQEVGDEAFHKGIRTYYDKYKLNNALTDDFRKVMEEVSGKELKPFFDQWLFRAGNPKLETGWKYDTKKKKLVVTINQTQAAAPFVFPLEIGLLYEGNDTPEIVKISVSKKQETFELSVKTQPAKVVLDPGVKLLFEVGK, encoded by the coding sequence ATGAAACGAATTCTGGTATTCTGTATAATTGGGGTATCGCTGGTTGCAGCCGCGTTTGCCCAGCCCTTTCCCGATCCGGCCATTGACGTACAACAATACGTTTTCAGACTGGAAATCAATGATCAAAACGCCGAAATCAAAGGCAAAGCCACGATAGCGGTTCGGTTTACAAAGGAGGGCATTGAGACATTCTCCCTCGACCTGGTCAATCAATCTTCGGCTACGGTCAAAAAGGGCATGAAAGTAACCACAATCAGGCTTGATTCGCAGGAAGTCGCTTTTACCCATCGGATGAACCGTATCGAGATTCAGCTGGCGACATCACCCGCGGCCGGTAGTGTAAAAACATTTGTCATCCAATACGAAGGCATTCCCGCTGACGGGCTCATCATCTCTGAAAATCTGTACGGGAATAAAACTTTTTTTGGAGACAACTGGCCCAACCGCGCACACAACTGGCTGCCGGTAGTCGATCATCCGCTGGATAAAGCCTTGGTTTCCTTTGAGATCATCGCTCCGCAAAAATATCAGGTCATCGCCAATGGCGCACTGAAAGAAGAGACCGATCTGGGCGATGGCACCCGCCTTACCCGCTGGGAAAGCAATGTGCCCCTTCCAACCAAAGTAATGGTTTTTGGTGCAGCGGAGTTTGCGGTCCAATATATCGGAGACCTCCACCATATACCCGTTTCAAGTTGGGTTTACCCCCAAAACCGCGAAGCAGGCTTTTATGACTATACGCTCGCGATGAAGGTGTTGACCTTTATGGATGAATATATCGGGCCTTACCCCTACGAAAAACTCGCCAACGTACAATCCACCACCCGTTACGGCGGAATGGAAAACGCATCCAATATTTTTTATGCAGAAAATTCCATTACCGGTGAGCGCACATCGGAAGAACTGATTGCACATGAAATTGCCCACCAGTGGTTTGGAAATTCAGCCTCAGAAGCGAGTTGGTACCATATCTGGCTCAGTGAGGGATTTGCCACCTACCTGAAACACCTGTACATGGAAGCCGCTTATGGGGAGAAGAAACTGGCAGAAGGCATGGCGGTTGACAGAGAAACCATTTTTCAAAGCGGGCCCAACGTTCCCATCGTCAACGAAAATATCACCAATCTCAATCACCTGCTCAATGTAAACTCCTATGAAAAAGGCGGATGGGTTTTGCATATGCTGAGACAAGAAGTAGGCGATGAAGCCTTTCACAAGGGGATTCGCACCTATTACGACAAGTACAAACTGAACAATGCGCTGACAGATGACTTCAGGAAGGTAATGGAAGAGGTTTCGGGAAAAGAATTAAAACCATTTTTTGACCAGTGGCTGTTCCGCGCCGGAAATCCGAAGCTGGAAACAGGGTGGAAATACGATACCAAAAAGAAAAAACTAGTCGTAACGATAAACCAGACACAGGCCGCAGCGCCATTTGTTTTTCCACTTGAGATCGGTTTGTTATATGAAGGAAATGATACACCCGAAATAGTAAAAATATCCGTATCAAAGAAGCAGGAAACATTCGAACTAAGTGTAAAAACCCAACCAGCGAAAGTCGTTTTGGACCCCGGTGTGAAGCTGCTGTTTGAAGTCGGGAAATAA
- a CDS encoding Uma2 family endonuclease, whose product MKSAVNDISEVLVYEMVNGIPVYYRGYKDYLKGTKNLDEIMGSSYLQALISTQLIILLSQLLDPAKFRILSNEIGLKFSKKSWRAADIAIYEKDQLANIPIENKYLEIPPKVVIEIDTKAEMDEIQNPLGYYQEKTDQLLSFGVEKVIWIFTDTQKIMVATQGEDWQIFPWNKEFEVLPSANVNIAVIIESA is encoded by the coding sequence ATGAAAAGCGCAGTAAATGATATCTCAGAAGTTCTCGTTTACGAAATGGTAAACGGAATACCGGTTTATTACCGGGGTTACAAGGATTATCTGAAAGGAACAAAAAACCTTGATGAAATTATGGGTAGCAGTTATTTACAGGCGCTTATCAGTACACAACTGATTATTTTGTTGAGCCAGTTGCTTGACCCAGCAAAATTTCGGATACTTTCCAATGAAATTGGCCTTAAATTCAGTAAAAAATCATGGAGGGCTGCAGATATAGCGATCTATGAAAAGGATCAATTGGCCAATATTCCTATCGAAAACAAATACCTCGAAATACCTCCCAAAGTAGTCATCGAGATTGATACCAAAGCCGAGATGGATGAGATTCAGAATCCATTGGGATATTACCAGGAAAAGACGGACCAACTCCTGAGTTTTGGTGTAGAAAAAGTCATATGGATATTTACTGATACCCAGAAAATCATGGTTGCAACTCAGGGAGAGGACTGGCAGATTTTCCCATGGAATAAAGAATTTGAAGTCCTGCCATCTGCCAACGTCAATATCGCTGTGATTATAGAAAGTGCTTAA
- a CDS encoding metallophosphoesterase — MNKLLVIPLLALILLTIDYYVFQGIKTATQGFSDTTRYYLHAAYWGITALTMIGLFVYHFVDPYWLGRNVRTAIMVGIFTNYVSKFVMIFFLLIDEIWRVIQWIYYKIAGTTPAPVTDVAPPAPVSDVPVISRSEFLAKAGVIAATVPIAGISWGIISGAHDYRVRKKTIFLPNLPKSFDGISIGQISDIHSGSFWNRTAVKGGVETLMKEKPDVILFTGDLVNNQADEMRDYIEVFNKVSAPLGVYSTLGNHDYGDYVSWPSAQAKVKNLQTLMEIHRAMGWDILMNEHRILKEGDDKIAILGIENWGAKARFPKYGKMTEAYRGTESIPVKVLLSHDPSHWRAEVIPQYPDIDLTFSGHTHGMQFGVEIGDFKWSPVQYVYEEWADLYRHENQYLYVNRGFGYLGFPGRIGIPPEITVIELKRG; from the coding sequence ATGAATAAACTTCTCGTCATTCCTTTGCTGGCGCTCATTCTTCTGACTATCGATTATTACGTGTTTCAGGGAATCAAAACCGCGACGCAGGGATTTTCCGATACAACCCGCTACTATTTGCACGCTGCTTACTGGGGTATAACTGCCCTCACGATGATCGGGCTGTTTGTCTATCATTTTGTGGATCCTTACTGGCTGGGGAGAAATGTGCGTACAGCGATCATGGTCGGTATTTTTACCAACTATGTCTCCAAGTTTGTCATGATATTTTTCCTGTTAATTGACGAAATCTGGCGGGTGATCCAGTGGATATATTACAAAATAGCAGGAACAACTCCCGCACCCGTTACGGATGTCGCACCGCCCGCTCCTGTATCGGATGTGCCGGTGATCTCCCGATCTGAATTTCTGGCCAAAGCAGGCGTGATTGCTGCTACTGTGCCAATTGCGGGTATTTCGTGGGGGATTATCAGTGGTGCGCATGACTATCGGGTCAGAAAAAAAACCATTTTCCTGCCCAATCTTCCCAAATCCTTTGACGGAATCAGCATTGGCCAGATCAGCGATATTCATTCAGGCAGTTTCTGGAACCGCACGGCCGTAAAAGGAGGGGTGGAAACCTTGATGAAAGAAAAACCAGATGTGATTCTTTTCACCGGAGACCTGGTCAACAATCAGGCTGACGAGATGCGGGATTATATTGAGGTATTTAATAAAGTCTCCGCCCCGCTTGGTGTGTATTCCACTCTGGGCAATCATGACTACGGCGATTACGTTTCCTGGCCCAGTGCACAGGCCAAAGTCAAAAATCTTCAGACCCTGATGGAGATTCACCGGGCGATGGGTTGGGATATTTTGATGAATGAACACCGTATTTTGAAAGAAGGTGATGATAAAATTGCGATTCTGGGCATTGAAAACTGGGGGGCAAAAGCCCGATTTCCAAAGTATGGAAAAATGACAGAGGCGTACCGGGGCACAGAAAGTATTCCTGTCAAAGTTCTGCTCTCACACGATCCGAGCCATTGGCGGGCAGAAGTCATTCCCCAATACCCTGACATAGATCTGACCTTTTCGGGTCATACGCATGGGATGCAGTTTGGCGTTGAAATCGGCGATTTTAAATGGAGTCCGGTTCAATATGTTTATGAAGAATGGGCGGATCTTTACCGGCACGAAAACCAGTATTTGTATGTAAACCGGGGGTTTGGGTATCTCGGTTTTCCCGGTCGAATAGGCATACCGCCGGAGATTACTGTGATCGAGTTGAAGCGGGGTTAA